DNA sequence from the Flavobacterium lipolyticum genome:
GTGTTGCCCCTTTTCTATGTACAATACATTCCTGACCGTTTACCATTTCTTTCCAGGCAAAATTGTGGTGATTTTCAATCGTAACCACTACCCTTTTCCCAATAGCTTTGGCAATTCGTCTGTGAATATCATCGTGACAGGCCTTTGCATATTCACCGGCTAAATTCATAGCAAGCCAATATTCCTGCCCATCATGCGTATTCAAATCTAACCAGGCCAAATGCTGCACATTTTTTGGTAACGGACATTGTTTTGTCGCCAAATAGGTATAATGCTTCGCAATATTTGCTCCTAATCCCCGAGATCCACTATGCGATAAAACGGCGAAATACTCCCCTTTGTCAAGCTTCCACTCGTTTTCAGGATTCTCAATTTTAGCAATTCCGAATTCGACAAAATGATTTCCTCCACCCGAACTACCCAATTGTTTATACGCCTTCGGTAAAAGATTTTTCAATAATGGAATGTCTTGAAATTCACTTTTGTAAAAAACATCATGATCTACTCTTGAAGCATGAGTTTCATACATTCCAAATTTGGTATTGTCCCTCAAAATAGCTTCTAACTGATGTTCTTTACCTTTAAAATGAGAAGCTGGCAAGTCAAAAATCGAAAGACTCATTCGGCATCCAATATCCACTCCGACTCCATACGGAATTACAGCATTATCGGTTGCCAAAACTCCACCAATGGGCAATCCATAGCCCGAATGTGCGTCCGGCATTAAAGCACCCGCCACTGAAATTGGCAGTTTTAACGAATCATACAATTGATATTTCGCCTGTTCATCAATCTCATTTTCACCAAAAATTTTGAAGGGAGCTCTTGTTGTTTTCAACTGATGCATTCTTACCTGAACCGGCTTTATTAAACCTTCAGCCACCTTGCCCCAGGTACCATTTCCTTCGTACTTTTCGGGATTCAGCAGAACATCTTTTGCTTCGGTTAGAATAGATTCTTTTTTCTCTCTTTTTCTATATCTGTTAATTTGCCCTAAGGCAATGTTTATTGAATTGTTTTTTGGAAACCCCAATTTAATCAGGTCTTTTCCGGATAATTTATTTCCCATGATTTAGATCATTTCGTCTACATATTGCTGATACAATGCCTGTAGACTTTTATTTTTAATTGGACTTATCTCTTTTGGATTCTCTTTTTCGTAGTAACTCCATTTATGAGAAATGCCCTTTATTAATCTGTTTATTTTATATCTCAGATGATTGTTTACAATATAATTGTCTATAAACTGAATTTGACTTTCCAAGTCAGAATCAACCATTTTGGCATGTGTTATCATATAAGGACTAACACGCAGTACATATCGCCAGGGCTCATTGAATACATAGTGAATTTTGTATCGTTTACAATTGCTGCACCAGCGTTCTCTTTTATAAAAATGTACTTTTTCTTTTTCGGTCAATTCGAGTTTTGAACTTTTCCATTCCCATTCTGAAAATTCTTTTACCGTTTGGATATTTTCAACATATACATGCTTTCTTTTTCTCTTTTTCTTTCTCTTAAAAGATTTTTCAGGAGAAAACTGCCATGTATTTATTTTTTCCAATAATTCTCTGTAAAATGAAGCTTCACTTGATCTGGCGACATCATCTCTTAATTTAAAATTACGCTGCCATCCTTTCTGATAAGGAACTTCTAAAGGAACCAATGGCAAATTTCTACGCTTTTTCCAAAGGTTAACTTCAAGTTTTCTTAACTCAATTAATTGTTTTTCAAAATCTTCTTTAATTAATCGTCTTTTCTTTCTTTTACTTTTAAAACGAGCACATAAAGCATACTCGTCTACCGTATAATTTTCCATAAAAAAATTATAGTGCATTAAATTAACAGCCCAATAGGCTTAGCATTTTATCCTTGAAGGATAAATAAAATCGATTTTTCGGGAAAATTTGAAGTATCTAGAATAAAAAAA
Encoded proteins:
- a CDS encoding RtcB family protein — encoded protein: MGNKLSGKDLIKLGFPKNNSINIALGQINRYRKREKKESILTEAKDVLLNPEKYEGNGTWGKVAEGLIKPVQVRMHQLKTTRAPFKIFGENEIDEQAKYQLYDSLKLPISVAGALMPDAHSGYGLPIGGVLATDNAVIPYGVGVDIGCRMSLSIFDLPASHFKGKEHQLEAILRDNTKFGMYETHASRVDHDVFYKSEFQDIPLLKNLLPKAYKQLGSSGGGNHFVEFGIAKIENPENEWKLDKGEYFAVLSHSGSRGLGANIAKHYTYLATKQCPLPKNVQHLAWLDLNTHDGQEYWLAMNLAGEYAKACHDDIHRRIAKAIGKRVVVTIENHHNFAWKEMVNGQECIVHRKGATPAAEGQLGIIPGSMTAPGYIVKGKGNAESLNSASHGAGRLFSRAKCKSTFTQSEIKKVLKANEVTLIGGNIDEAPMAYKDITKVMSNQSDLVEVLGTFTPKIVRMDR